From the Erythrolamprus reginae isolate rEryReg1 chromosome Z, rEryReg1.hap1, whole genome shotgun sequence genome, one window contains:
- the LOC139154079 gene encoding vomeronasal type-2 receptor 26-like — MSLLAFHLLELLSKPGSFSGSIVMERSQRCNLVQCTRCCLIPGSHQGLGQIVDKGVWYHPMLLRSPLGVCYELFGKVTIDKISKYSSFPRKTYDIICKLSNPFKQPQEYYQIGDVIIGGVASQSYPFSEAIDFKQYPNPWLFESPVYIDARMIYLNTLKLLSSQERTIPNYSCEKQNMLPVVIGESDSENSLLMANILITYKIPQVAYCFFAIEKDAGNSIPYFYRMVPGEAQQFHGIVQLLLHFQWTWVGIVVTNSDKGEKVMATMLSMFSQNGICAAFTGRIQPLFDLLHIVHLTQHIQSMTHFLQNITTNVIVMYSDTQTMWSFKNMLQLGEVSLGKVWIITAHWDFGSPTFLKKMALEIFHGALSFTIQINEVPGFQPFLELLNVHWPKEDTNSKFIWEKECLIPCFNMHKKKCVWDGSVENLPKSFFQISMTGQSYSIYNSVYAIAHVLHNLKSSRFRLKPTTDKMGVGFLNLEPWKLYHFLSRISFNNSVGDHVSFNENGELKSGYDITNLIGFPNKSYFNVKVGRIDSYSLSRKPFVINEDLIEWHKEFKKVPPSAVCNEKCHPGYSRKKQEGKPFCCYDCIPCPAGKISDQKDMDDCFKCPEDQYPNRSQDKCLIKSLNFLTYDEALGISLAISSCSFALLTTVVLGIFIKHRNTPIVKANNLDLSYLLLISLLFCFLSSLLFIGRPGEVICPLRQIAFAITFSIAISCVLAKTITVVLAFMATKPGSAIKKLIGKKLSNYIVLCSSLIQTGICISWICIACPYPDMDMTSLTEEIILECNKGSIVMFCCIMSYLGSLAAVSFITAFLARKLPNSFNEAKFITFSMLVFCNVWIFFVPTYLSSKGKYMVAVEIFALLSSSAGLLGCIFLPKCYIIVLRPELNKKNHLTRKNTGCGN; from the exons atgtctcttctggctttTCATCTCCTGGAGCTCCTTTCTAAACCAGGGAGCTTTTCTGGATCCATCGTcatggagaggtcacaaaggtgcAATTTGGTCCAGTGCACCCGGTGCTGCCTTATTCCAGGCAGCCACCAGGGACTTGGCCAGATTGTAGACAAGGGAGTCTGGTATCACCCCATGCTCCTTCGGAGTCCATTAGGTGTCTG CTATGAACTTTTTGGGAAAGTCACAATTGACAAGATCAGCAAGTATAGTTCATTTCCAC GCAAGACATATGACATTATATGCAAACTGAGCAACCCCTTTAAGCAGCCACAAGAATATTATCAGATTGGTGATGTTATCATTGGTGGGGTTGCTTCTCAGTCCTATCCATTTTCAGAGGCAATAGACTTCAAGCAGTATCCAAATCCATGGCTTTTTGAATCACCAGT CTATATTGATGCAAGAATGATATATCTGAATACTTTGAAGCTTCTATCCAGTCAAGAAAGGACTATTCCTAATTATAGTTGTGAGAAACAGAATATGTTACCAGTTGTTATTGGAGAATCTGACTCCGAAAACTCACTACTGATGGCCAACATTTTAATCACCTACAAGATTCCACAG GTTGCTTATTGCTTTTTTGCTATAGAGAAGGATGCTGGAAACAGTATACCTTACTTCTATCGTATGGTTCCTGGTGAAGCACAGCAGTTTCATGGAATTGTTCAGCTACTCCTCCATTTCCAATGGACTTGGGTTGGAATTGTTGTAACAAATTCAGATAAAGGGGAGAAAGTTATGGCAACCATGTTATCTATGTTTTCCCAGAATGGAATCTGTGCAGCTTTTACGGGAAGGATACAACCCTTATTTGATTTACTCCACATTGTCCATTTGACACAACATATTCAAAGTATGACCCATTTTCTCCAAAATATCACAACCAATGTAATTGTCATGTATTCAGATACCCAAACAATGTGGAGCTTCAAAAATATGTTACAGTTGGGAGAAGTAAGTTTGGGCAAAGTGTGGATTATCACAGCTCATTGGGACTTTGGATCACCAACATTTCTCAAAAAGATGGCATTAGAAATTTTCCATGGTGCTTTATCATTCACAATTCAAATTAATGAAGTACCAGGGTTTCAGCCTTTCCTTGAGCTCCTTAATGTACACTGGCCAAAAGAAGATACCAATTCCAAGTTCATTTGGGAGAAGGAGTGTTTGATACCCTGTTTTAATATGCACAAAAAAAAGTGTGTTTGGGACGGAAGTGTAGAAAACCTACCAAAATCTTTTTTTCAAATTAGTATGACTGGTCAAAGTTATAGCATCTACAATTCTGTCTACGCCATTGCTCATGTTTTACATAACTTGAAATCTTCCAGATTTAGGTTGAAACCAACTACAGATAAAATGGGAGTGGGATTTTTGAATCTAGAACCTtggaag CTGTATCATTTCCTGAGTAgaatctcatttaacaacagtgttGGGGACCATGTGTCTTTCAATGAAAATGGTGAATTAAAATCTGGTTATGACATAACAAATTTGATTGGTTTTCCAAACAAATCCTATTTCAATGTCAAGGTTGGAAGGATTGATTCATACTCTTTATCCAGAAAACCATTCGTCATTAATGAAGATCTTATTGAATGGCACAAAGAGTTTAAGAAG GTGCCACCATCTGCTGTCTGCAATGAAAAGTGTCATCCAGGATACAGCAGGAAAAAGCAAGAGGGAAAGCCATTTTGTTGCTATGACTGTATTCCATGTCCAGCTGGAAAGATCTCAGATCAGAAAG ACATGGATGACTGCTTCAAGTGTCCAGAAGATCAATACCCTAACAGATCTCAAGATAAATGCCTAATAAAAAGTTTAAACTTTTTGACTTATGATGAAGCTTTGGGTATTAGTTTAGCCATTTCATCTTGTTCTTTTGCTCTGCTCACAACTGTGGTGCTTGGAATCTTCATTAAGCATAGGaatactcccattgtcaaagccaacaatctGGATCTCTCCTACCTCCTCCTAATTTCTCTTCTGTTTTGTTTCCTATCTTCTTTGCTATTTATCGGCCGTCCTGGAGAAGTGATCTGCCCTTTACGACAAATAGCTTTTGCTATCACTTTCTCAATAGCTATCTCTTGTGTATTGGCAAAAACCATCACTGTAGTTTTGGCTTTTATGGCCACTAAGCCAGGATCAGCTATAAAGAAATTGATAGGGAAAAAATTGTCAAATTACATTGTCCTTTGCAGCTCCCTAATTCAGACAGGAATTTGTATTTCCTGGATTTGTATAGCTTGCCCTTACCCAGATATGGACATGACCTCCTTAACTGAAGAAATTATACTTGAGTGTAACAAAGGTTCAATTGTTATGTTTTGTTGCATTATGAGCTATCTAGGATCTCTGGCTGCGGTTAGCTTTATtacggctttcctggccaggaagcTGCCCAATAGTTTCAATGAAGCCAAATTTATCACTTTTAGCATGCTAGTATTTTGCAATGTTTGGATATTTTTTGTTCCAACATATCTAAGTTCAAAGGGAAAATATATGGTGGCGGTGGAAATCTTTGCTTTACTGAGTTCCAGTGCTGGATTACTTGGTTGTATTTTTCTCCCCAAGTGTTACATAATTGTCCTGAGGCCTGAACTGAATAAGAAGAACCATCTAACAAGAAAAAATACGGGCTGTGGAAATTGA